The following are from one region of the Quercus robur chromosome 1, dhQueRobu3.1, whole genome shotgun sequence genome:
- the LOC126689466 gene encoding UDP-glycosyltransferase 87A2-like: MDPTGAEPTSVHHVVAMPFPLQGHINAMMSLCKLLSSRKHNLLITFVVTEEWLHCIGSEPKPDKIRFASIPTVIERAKAVDFCGFYEVIKTKMEAPFEQLLDQLQPPVDRIIADFELQWPFGFRTLRNIPLASLWTMSASFFSALHHYHVFTQAQPEHLPLHFIDHGDEHVGDIPGIPSTHVEDLRTVFHENDPRGMEMVLECISKGSKAQYLLINSVYELEPHAFDSLKAIFPFPVYPIGPAIRYLEFEVEHSSSTTTTGDNRPDYLKWLDLQSAGSVLYISLGSFFVVSNTQMDEFATALRISGVRFLWVARGEASWLKESCGDKGLVLPWCDQLKVLCHPSLGGFWSHCGWNSTQEAVYAGIPMLTFPLFLDQVPNSRQIVEDWKIGWRVKRSELGNEILVAKEDILQLVKRFMDLESFEVKKARKRAGELKDICHQAITEGGSSHSYLDAFVNDFLQGNNH, encoded by the exons ATGGATCCCACCGGTGCTGAACCAACCTCCGTACACCACGTGGTGGCGATGCCTTTCCCATTACAAGGCCACATCAACGCCATGATGAGCTTGTGCAAGTTATTATCTTCAAGAAAACACAACCTTCTCATCACCTTCGTTGTCACTGAAGAGTGGCTACACTGCATCGGCTCCGAGCCCAAACCAGATAAGATCCGCTTCGCCTCTATCCCTACAGTCATCGAGCGTGCAAAAGCCGTTGACTTTTGTGGCTTCTACGAAGTGATCAAGACCAAGATGGAAGCTCCCTTTGAGCAGCTCCTCGATCAGCTTCAGCCGCCGGTGGATAGAATCATAGCTGACTTTGAGCTGCAGTGGCCATTCGGCTTCAGAACTCTAAGGAATATTCCACTGGCCTCGCTTTGGACCATGTCTGCATCTTTTTTCTCAGCGCTTCATCATTATCATGTTTTCACACAAGCTCAACCTGAACATTTGCCGCTTCACTTTATAG ATCACGGAGACGAGCATGTGGGCGACATACCAGGAATTCCTTCAACACATGTAGAAGACCTACGAACTGTGTTTCATGAAAATGACCCACGGGGAATGGAAATGGTCCTGGAATGCATTTCAAAGGGGTCCAAAGCACAATATCTTCTAATTAATTCTGTTTATGAGCTTGAACCTCATGCCTTCGACTCTTTGAAAGCAATATTCCCTTTCCCTGTGTACCCTATTGGCCCTGCCATACGTTACTTGGAATTTGAAGTTGAACATAGTTCCTCTACAACTACAACTGGTGACAACAGACCTGACTATTTAAAATGGTTGGATCTTCAGTCTGCAGGCTCTGTCTTGTATATTTCATTGGGAAGTTTTTTTGTGGTCTCGAACACCCAAATGGATGAGTTTGCAACTGCACTTCGTATTAGTGGTGTTCGGTTCTTGTGGGTGGCTCGTGGAGAAGCTTCTTGGCTAAAAGAAAGTTGTGGTGATAAAGGCTTGGTATTGCCTTGGTGTGACCAATTGAAAGTCTTGTGCCATCCTTCTCTAGGGGGGTTTTGGTCCCATTGTGGTTGGAATTCCACTCAAGAAGCTGTTTATGCAGGCATTCCTATGCTTACTTTCCCCTTATTTTTGGATCAAGTTCCTAATAGTAGGCAAATTGTGGAAGATTGGAAGATTGGGTGGAGGGTGAAGAGGTCAGAATTGGGAAATGAAATTTTGGTGGCAAAAGAAGATATATTACAACTCGTAAAAAGATTTATGGATCTTGAAAGCTTTGAAGTAAAAAAGGCTAGGAAAAGAGCAGGAGAACTAAAAGACATTTGTCATCAAGCGATTACTGAAGGTGGATCATCTCATTCTTACTTGGATGCATTTGTTAATGACTTTTTACAAGGCAATAACCATTAA